The following proteins are co-located in the Patescibacteria group bacterium genome:
- a CDS encoding 30S ribosomal protein S21, producing MASSIEVKRKKGESFEAVFRRFSRRLQQSGKVLDVRAGRFFEKTPKKNRVHGSALRRLEMGERREFLLKTGKIKEEDLRAKKHGSR from the coding sequence GTGGCATCATCTATAGAAGTCAAACGAAAGAAAGGGGAGAGCTTTGAAGCGGTTTTTCGCCGTTTCTCCCGCCGTCTCCAACAGAGCGGTAAAGTATTAGACGTCCGCGCCGGCCGCTTCTTTGAGAAAACTCCAAAGAAGAACCGCGTGCACGGTTCCGCACTCCGCCGTCTTGAAATGGGCGAGAGACGCGAATTCCTTCTCAAAACAGGCAAGATTAAAGAAGAAGATCTCCGCGCTAAAAAGCACGGAAGTCGGTAG